One genomic segment of Mangifera indica cultivar Alphonso chromosome 6, CATAS_Mindica_2.1, whole genome shotgun sequence includes these proteins:
- the LOC123219653 gene encoding ammonium transporter 2 member 5-like, which yields MADAPFPYPINLKPDEASPYWMNKGDNAWQLTAATLVGMQSVPGLILLYGGGVKKKWAVNSAFMALYAFACVLFCWVCWGYRMSFGTRYVPFWGVPNVSLEEHFLLKQTFSGKLPNATMVYFQFVFAAITLVLIAGAVLGRMNIYAWMMFVPLWLTFSYTIGASSIWSPNGFLFKKGLIDYSGGYVIHLSAGVAGYTAAFWVGPRLAKDRERFPPNNILLMLMGAGLLWMGWTGFNGGDPYVVNVDASLAVLNTHICTATSLVVWVMLDLVFFGKSSVIGAVQGMITGLVCITPAAGVVQGWAAIIMGMCSGSIPWFTMMVVHKRSELLQKVDDTMAVLHTHAIAGALGGILSGLFAEPRLNNLFYASYGEYVGLFYGFDMGKTSTGFRQIGIQLLGVVFIVILNIITTSLICILIKLFVPLRMSEEDMEIGDEAVHGEEAYAIWGEGDKL from the exons ATGGCTGATGCACCCTTTCCTTACCCTATAAATTTAAAGCCAGATGAGGCAAGCCCATATTGGATGAACAAAGGTGACAATGCATGGCAACTCACAGCTGCTACACTGGTTGGTATGCAAAGTGTGCCAGGGCTTATCCTCCTTTACGGAGgaggggtgaagaaaaaatggGCCGTCAATTCTGCATTCATGGCACTTTATGCTTTTGCTTGTGTTCTTTTTTGTTGGGTGTGTTGGGGCTATAGGATGTCTTTTGGGACAAGGTATGTTCCATTTTGGGGGGTTCCAAATGTTTCATTAGAGGAACATTTTCTCCTTAAACAGACGTTTTCTGGGAAGTTGCCCAATGCTACTATGGTGTACTTCCAATTTGTGTTCGCAGCAATCACTTTGGTTTTGATTGCTGGAGCTGTGCTTGGACGCATGAACATCTATGCATGGATGATGTTTGTGCCACTGTGGCTAACCTTTTCCTACACAATTGGTGCATCCAGCATTTGGAGTCCTAATGGTTTCCTCTTCAAGAAAGGCCTAATAGATTACTCTGGTGGGTATGTGATTCATCTGTCTGCAGGAGTTGCTGGTTACACAGCTGCATTTTGG GTTGGTCCTCGTCTAGCCAAGGACAGGGAAAGATTTCCTCCAAATAATATCCTTCTCATGTTAATGGGAGCAGGGCTTCTCTGGATGGGTTGGACAGGGTTTAATGGAGGAGACCCCTATGTCGTAAACGTTGATGCTTCTTTGGCTGTTTTAAACACACATATATGTACTGCAACCAGCTTGGTTGTTTGGGTCATGCTAGATCTTGTATTTTTCGGCAAATCTTCTGTCATTGGTGCAGTTCAAGGCATGATCACTGGTTTAGTTTGCATCACCCCAGCAGCTG GCGTTGTCCAAGGATGGGCAGCAATTATAATGGGGATGTGCTCAGGCTCAATTCCATGGTTCACCATGATGGTTGTGCATAAGAGATCCGAGCTTCTCCAAAAAGTTGATGACACAATGGCAGTTCTACACACTCATGCCATTGCTGGTGCCCTTGGGGGAATCCTTTCTGGTCTCTTTGCAGAACCAAGACTCAACAATTTGTTCTATGCTTCATACGGTGAATATGTTGGCCTGTTCTATGGCTTTGATATGGGAAAAACCAGTACTGGATTCCGGCAAATAGGAATTCAACTTCTTGGGGTTGTCTTTATCGTCATTCTCAACATAATTACTACAAGcttaatatgtattttaattaaattatttgtaccTCTGAGAATGTCTGAAGAAGATATGGAAATTGGTGATGAAGCTGTTCACGGGGAGGAAGCTTATGCTATTTGGGGCGAAGGTGATAAACTTTGA